In Primulina eburnea isolate SZY01 chromosome 5, ASM2296580v1, whole genome shotgun sequence, a single window of DNA contains:
- the LOC140833116 gene encoding probable enoyl-CoA hydratase 1, peroxisomal, producing the protein MIVDLACAIKTLSSDDSVRIIILSGTGRAFCSGVDLTSAEDVFKGDFKDMETDPVYQIERCAKPIIGAINGFAVTAGFEIALACDFLVASKQAKFIDTHARFGIFPSWGLSQKLSRIIGPNRAREVSMTAMPVTAEQAERWGLVNHVVEESEVLKKAREIAESMIKNNQDLVLRYKAVINDGFRMDLGHALALEKERAHQYYDGMTTDQFKKMQEFIASRGSKKPSSKL; encoded by the exons ATGATCGTCGATTTGGCATGCGCCATCAAGACTCTGAGTTCTGATGATTCGGTCCGGATCATCATATTGTCTGGGACCGGGAGGGCCTTCTGCTCCGGCGTAGACCTGACGTCGGCGGAGGACGTGTTCAAGGGGGATTTCAAGGATATGGAGACCGACCCGGTCTACCAAATAGAGCGCTGCGCCAAACCCATCATCGGAGCGATCAACGGCTTCGCAGTCACGGCTGGTTTTGAGATTGCTTTGGCTTGTGATTTCTTGGTGGCTTCTAAACAAGCTAAATTTATCGATACCCATGCAAG GTTTGGAATATTTCCTTCTTGGGGTCTGTCTCAGAAGCTTTCTCGCATAATAGGGCCGAATCGAGCTCGCGAAGTGTCTATGACAGCGATGCCTGTAACTGCTGAGCAAGCTGAAAGATGGGGTTTGGTTAATCATGTAGTAGAAGAAAGTGAAGTACTGAAGAAAGCTCGAGAAATTGCGGAATCCATGATTAAGAATAATCAAGACTTGGTGCTGAGGTATAAAGCAGTTATAAATGACGGGTTCAGAATGGATCTGGGTCATGCCCTTGCGTTGGAGAAG GAAAGGGCTCACCAATATTACGATGGAATGACTACTGATCAATTTAAGAAAATGCAAGAATTCATAGCCAGCCGGGGCTCAAAGAAACCATCTTCCAAGTTGTGA
- the LOC140833114 gene encoding serine carboxypeptidase-like 50, with the protein MDYLSLFKLLLLLIIILQRCSAAAASSFPKEALPTKSGYLTVNSKTGSAIFYTFYESQNASLSQTPILIWLQGGPGCSSMLANFFELGPWLINQDLSLEYNPRSWNRIFGLLFLDNPIGTGFSIAASPQEIPRNQYDVAKHLFVAIQTFIGLDKSFKTRPIYLTGESYAGKYLPALGSYIIEMNARLPRDRRVNLGGVSIGNGLTDPEIQVQNHAVVSYNLGLINEKQMILLEKLQSEAVGFVKNGKWNEAANARTKVLNTLTNMTGLATLYDFRRLTPYPNRVVVKFLNNVEAKKALGVKESMVFELCSAAVADALHDDVMKSVKPMVEFLIKNTRVLLYQGQCDLRDGVVSTSDWVKTIKWEEMGKFLEVERKIWRMDENLAGYVQKWKNLTNVVVLNAGHLVPTDQPLNSQVMIEDWLLEKGLFAP; encoded by the coding sequence ATGGATTATTTGTCCTTGTTCAAGCTCCTACTGCTGCTCATCATCATCCTGCAGCGTTGTTCGGCCGCCGCCGCTTCTTCCTTCCCCAAAGAAGCCCTCCCCACTAAATCAGGCTATCTCACAGTCAACTCCAAAACTGGTTCTGCTATTTTCTACACTTTCTATGAATCTCAAAACGCCTCACTTTCTCAAACACCGATCCTCATCTGGCTTCAAGGTGGCCCCGGATGCTCCTCCATGCTAGCAAACTTCTTCGAACTCGGCCCATGGCTTATCAACCAAGACCTTTCACTTGAGTACAATCCAAGATCTTGGAATAGGATTTTTGGCCTTCTTTTCCTTGACAATCCAATCGGCACTGGCTTTAGCATTGCTGCTTCGCCTCAAGAGATTCCTAGAAACCAATATGATGTAGCTAAACACCTCTTCGTTGCAATACAAACGTTTATTGGCTTGGACAAGTCATTTAAAACTCGGCCAATTTACTTGACCGGCGAGAGTTATGCTGGGAAATACCTCCCAGCACTTGGATCTTACATAATAGAAATGAATGCCCGTTTGCCGAGGGACCGTAGGGTGAATTTGGGTGGTGTTTCCATAGGAAATGGATTGACTGATCCAGAAATTCAAGTACAAAATCATGCTGTCGTCTCTTACAATTTGGGTCTGATCAATGAAAAGCAAATGATCCTCTTGGAGAAACTTCAGTCGGAGGCGGTTGGATTTGTCAAAAATGGTAAGTGGAATGAGGCTGCAAATGCAAGAACTAAGGTGTTGAATACACTGACAAACATGACTGGTTTAGCCACTTTGTACGACTTCAGAAGGCTAACCCCTTACCCAAATCGTGTTGTGGTCAAGTTCTTGAACAATGTGGAGGCCAAGAAGGCATTGGGAGTCAAAGAATCAATGGTTTTCGAGCTGTGCAGTGCAGCTGTGGCGGATGCGTTGCACGATGATGTGATGAAGAGTGTGAAGCCTATGGTTGAGTTCTTGATCAAGAACACAAGAGTGCTGTTGTATCAAGGGCAGTGTGACTTAAGAGATGGTGTGGTGTCAACTTCGGACTGGGTAAAGActataaaatgggaagaaatGGGTAAGTTCTTGGAAGTGGAAAGGAAGATTTGGAGGATGGATGAGAATTTAGCAGGGTATGTGCAGAAATGGAAGAATTTGACCAATGTTGTAGTACTGAATGCTGGGCATCTCGTGCCTACTGATCAACCTTTGAATTCTCAAGTCATGATTGAAGATTGGCTGTTGGAAAAGGGACTGTTTGCTCCTTAG
- the LOC140833115 gene encoding uncharacterized protein isoform X2 — MGAQEKSPNSSSSMQRVKVYRLNEDGKWDDQGTGHVTVDYLERSEDVGLFVIDEEDSETLLLHRISSDDIYHKQEDTIISWRDPEFSTELALSFQETTGCSYIWDHICSAQRNMHFSSLTDETYHNVDSKLRELPSVELSTLPLILKTVVESGIADQIHVTELILHDQDFFRKLMDLFRMCEDVENIDGLRLIFKIIRGIILLNSPQIFERIFGDELIMDIIGCFEYDPDVPRVQHRKFLEEHVVFKEAIPIKDPVVRSKVHQTYRVSYLKDVIWPRALDEAITANFNSIIHSNNATVVSLLKDDNTFIKELFSKLKSPNTEMETKKTLVHFLHEFCTLSKSLQMVHQLRLFRDLVSEGIFDIVADVLQSEDKKLVLTGTDILILFLNQDPNILRGYVSQQEGVLFGLLVKNMLTDFGDDMHCQFVEILRSLLDSYTSGSQRDTIVEIFYEKHLGQIIDVITSSCPPNSAGEISSKYTGSDGGPRNQSHVKPEILLSICDLLCFCVLHHPYRIKCSFLLNNAIDKILYLTRRREKYLIIAAVRFVRTLISRNDEHLMNHFVKNNLFKPIVDVFVANGDRYNLLNSSVLELFEYLRKENLKILLRYLVDTFWDELSKFEGLSSIQALKVKYEQSLENVRTSSTDNLLDQRKRTDERALEKEEEDYFNEGSDEEDSASAQMTSAERSQIQASVVANGSAPGHPSPRSGGLVDYDDDEDDEEYRPPPRKMTDASNDDEGVREFPLKRKSVSKEEPEAKRLQRSPKSLKPREGVFAALCSTLSQAVLPSKKTATIAFNISQLDANKNSTEPNHEERGYIKSSGNCQNVEVENHTDMEEASSRSFSDSLHDSPDNRQRGDDLPLLQSKSSPEMAVSGS; from the exons ATGGGCGCTCAAGAGAAATCGCCAAACTCCAGCAGTTCCATGCAG CGAGTTAAAGTATATCGCCTGAATGAGGATGGGAAATGGGATGATCAAGGAACTGGCCATGTCACTGTTGATTATCTGGAG AGGTCTGAAGATGTGGGACTGTTTGTTATTGATGAGGAGGACAGTGAAACATTACTTTTACATCGAATCAGCTCTGATGATATTTATCATAAACAAGAAG ATACAATCATTTCGTGGAGGGATCCTGAGTTCTCAACTGAATTGGCTCTTAGCTTCCAAGAGACTACCGGTTGCTCATATATATG GGATCATATATGTAGTGCACAAAGGAATATGCACTTTAGCTCACTTACTG ATGAAACATACCACAACGTCGACAGCAAGCTGAGGGAGTTGCCTTCAGTTGAGCTGTCCACTCTTCCCTTGATACTTAAG ACAGTGGTTGAGAGTGGCATTGCTGATCAGATTCACGTTACCGAACTTATATTGCATGAT CAAGATTTTTTTCGGAAGCTGATGGACTTGTTTAGGATGTGTGAAGACGTGGAAAACATAGACGGTCTTCGcttgattttcaaaattatcAGAGGAATCA TTTTATTGAACAGTCCTCAGATCTTTGAGAGAATATTTGGTGACGAGTTGATCATGGATATAATCGGCTGCTTTGAAT ATGATCCAGATGTACCTCGTGTTCAACATCGCAAGTTTCTAGAAGAGCATGTGGTATTTAAAGAG GCCATACCTATTAAAGATCCTGTAGTTCGTTCGAAAGTACATCAAACTTACAGAGTTAGTTATCTGAAG GATGTGATTTGGCCTAGAGCTCTGGATGAAGCAATTACTGCTAATTTTAATTCTATTATTCATTCCAATAATGCAACt GTTGTTTCTCTGTTGAAAGATGATAACACTTTCATTAAGGAATTGTTTTCAAAGCTGAAGTCTCCTAATACTGAAATGGAAACAAAAAAAACTTTG GTACACTTCTTACATGAATTTTGTACCTTAAGTAAGAGTTTACAAATGGTCCATCAGCTTCGTCTATTTAG GGATCTTGTCAGTGAAGGCATATTTGATATCGTGGCTGATGTCTTGCAAAGTGAAGACAAGAAGCTTGTATTGACTGG AACAGACATCCTCATTCTTTTCCTAAATCAGGATCCAAATATTTTGCGTGGTTACGTGAGTCAGCAGGAAGGGGTTCTCTTTGGACTTCTT GTGAAAAATATGTTAACAGATTTTGGAGATGATATGCATTGTCAATTTGTGGAGATTCTTCGTAGTCTTTTGGACTCTTATACATCTGGATCGCAG CGAGATACTATTGTGGAAATTTTCTACGAGAAACACTTGGGACAAATAATTGATGTTATAACATCTTCATGCCCTCCAAACAGTGCTGGGGAAATTAGCAGTAAGTACACGGGCTCAGATGGAGGACCCAGAAATCAAAGTCATGTGAAGCCTGAAATACTATTGAGTATTTGTGACCTTCTATGCTTCTGTGTTTTGCACCATCCATATAGAATAAA ATGCAGTTTTCTTCTGAATAATGCGATTGATAAGATTTTGTATCTGACAAGAAGAAGAGAAAAGTATCTTATTATTGCCGCAGTTAGATTTGTGAGGACGCTTATTTCACGGAAT GATGAGCATCTGATGAATCACTTTGTGAAGAATAACCTTTTCAAACCAATAGTGGATGTATTTGTTGCTAATGGGGATCGTTACAATCTTCTGAATTCTTCTGTTCTTGAACTATTTGAATATCTTCGGAAG GAGAACTTGAAGATATTACTCAGGTATTTAGTTGATACATTCTGGGACGAGTTGTCCAAATTTGAGGGTTTATCTTCAATTCAAGCTCTGAAAGTTAAATATGAGCAG TCTCTAGAAAATGTGCGTACATCAAGTACTGACAATCTGCTAGACCAAAGAAAACGAACTGACGAGCGTGCTTTGGAGAAAGAAGAGGAGGATTATTTTAATGAGGGCAG TGATGAAGAAGATTCAGCATCCGCACAAATGACAAGTGCGGAAAGATCCCAAATTCAAGCTTCAGTTGTAGCTAATGGGTCTGCACCTGGCCACCCATCACCCAG GTCTGGTGGACTTGTTGATTACGATGATGATGAAGATGATGAGGAATATAGGCCGCCACCTCGAAAAATGACAGATGCATCTAATGATGACGAGGGAGTGCGAGAATTTCCCTTGAAACGTAAATCGGTTTCAAAGGAGGAGCCTGAGGCCAAAAGGTTGCAACGTTCTCCAAAAAGCTTAAAACCAAGGGAAGGTGTTTTCGCTGCCTTGTGCTCAACCCTTAGTCAGGCAGTACTACCCAGTAAGAAAACAGCCACTATTGCGTTCAACATTTCCCAGTTGGATGCGAACAAGAACTCTACTGAACCAAATCATGAAGAGAGAGGATATATTAAGTCGTCTGGCAATTGTCAAAATGTTGAAGTGGAAAACCACACGGACATGGAAGAAGCTTCTTCTAGAAGCTTCTCTGATAGTTTGCATGATTCTCCTGACAACAGGCAACGTGGGGATGACTTGCCTTTGCTACAATCAAAGTCCTCACCAGAAATGGCTGTGAGTGGATCTTGA
- the LOC140833115 gene encoding uncharacterized protein isoform X1 encodes MGAQEKSPNSSSSMQRVKVYRLNEDGKWDDQGTGHVTVDYLERSEDVGLFVIDEEDSETLLLHRISSDDIYHKQEDTIISWRDPEFSTELALSFQETTGCSYIWDHICSAQRNMHFSSLTDETYHNVDSKLRELPSVELSTLPLILKTVVESGIADQIHVTELILHDQDFFRKLMDLFRMCEDVENIDGLRLIFKIIRGIILLNSPQIFERIFGDELIMDIIGCFEYDPDVPRVQHRKFLEEHVVFKECWELKRSLNISNSAHMSLFQAIPIKDPVVRSKVHQTYRVSYLKDVIWPRALDEAITANFNSIIHSNNATVVSLLKDDNTFIKELFSKLKSPNTEMETKKTLVHFLHEFCTLSKSLQMVHQLRLFRDLVSEGIFDIVADVLQSEDKKLVLTGTDILILFLNQDPNILRGYVSQQEGVLFGLLVKNMLTDFGDDMHCQFVEILRSLLDSYTSGSQRDTIVEIFYEKHLGQIIDVITSSCPPNSAGEISSKYTGSDGGPRNQSHVKPEILLSICDLLCFCVLHHPYRIKCSFLLNNAIDKILYLTRRREKYLIIAAVRFVRTLISRNDEHLMNHFVKNNLFKPIVDVFVANGDRYNLLNSSVLELFEYLRKENLKILLRYLVDTFWDELSKFEGLSSIQALKVKYEQSLENVRTSSTDNLLDQRKRTDERALEKEEEDYFNEGSDEEDSASAQMTSAERSQIQASVVANGSAPGHPSPRSGGLVDYDDDEDDEEYRPPPRKMTDASNDDEGVREFPLKRKSVSKEEPEAKRLQRSPKSLKPREGVFAALCSTLSQAVLPSKKTATIAFNISQLDANKNSTEPNHEERGYIKSSGNCQNVEVENHTDMEEASSRSFSDSLHDSPDNRQRGDDLPLLQSKSSPEMAVSGS; translated from the exons ATGGGCGCTCAAGAGAAATCGCCAAACTCCAGCAGTTCCATGCAG CGAGTTAAAGTATATCGCCTGAATGAGGATGGGAAATGGGATGATCAAGGAACTGGCCATGTCACTGTTGATTATCTGGAG AGGTCTGAAGATGTGGGACTGTTTGTTATTGATGAGGAGGACAGTGAAACATTACTTTTACATCGAATCAGCTCTGATGATATTTATCATAAACAAGAAG ATACAATCATTTCGTGGAGGGATCCTGAGTTCTCAACTGAATTGGCTCTTAGCTTCCAAGAGACTACCGGTTGCTCATATATATG GGATCATATATGTAGTGCACAAAGGAATATGCACTTTAGCTCACTTACTG ATGAAACATACCACAACGTCGACAGCAAGCTGAGGGAGTTGCCTTCAGTTGAGCTGTCCACTCTTCCCTTGATACTTAAG ACAGTGGTTGAGAGTGGCATTGCTGATCAGATTCACGTTACCGAACTTATATTGCATGAT CAAGATTTTTTTCGGAAGCTGATGGACTTGTTTAGGATGTGTGAAGACGTGGAAAACATAGACGGTCTTCGcttgattttcaaaattatcAGAGGAATCA TTTTATTGAACAGTCCTCAGATCTTTGAGAGAATATTTGGTGACGAGTTGATCATGGATATAATCGGCTGCTTTGAAT ATGATCCAGATGTACCTCGTGTTCAACATCGCAAGTTTCTAGAAGAGCATGTGGTATTTAAAGAG TGCTGGGAGTTGAAGCGGTCCCTTAATATCTCCAATTCTGCTCACATGAGCTTGTTTCAGGCCATACCTATTAAAGATCCTGTAGTTCGTTCGAAAGTACATCAAACTTACAGAGTTAGTTATCTGAAG GATGTGATTTGGCCTAGAGCTCTGGATGAAGCAATTACTGCTAATTTTAATTCTATTATTCATTCCAATAATGCAACt GTTGTTTCTCTGTTGAAAGATGATAACACTTTCATTAAGGAATTGTTTTCAAAGCTGAAGTCTCCTAATACTGAAATGGAAACAAAAAAAACTTTG GTACACTTCTTACATGAATTTTGTACCTTAAGTAAGAGTTTACAAATGGTCCATCAGCTTCGTCTATTTAG GGATCTTGTCAGTGAAGGCATATTTGATATCGTGGCTGATGTCTTGCAAAGTGAAGACAAGAAGCTTGTATTGACTGG AACAGACATCCTCATTCTTTTCCTAAATCAGGATCCAAATATTTTGCGTGGTTACGTGAGTCAGCAGGAAGGGGTTCTCTTTGGACTTCTT GTGAAAAATATGTTAACAGATTTTGGAGATGATATGCATTGTCAATTTGTGGAGATTCTTCGTAGTCTTTTGGACTCTTATACATCTGGATCGCAG CGAGATACTATTGTGGAAATTTTCTACGAGAAACACTTGGGACAAATAATTGATGTTATAACATCTTCATGCCCTCCAAACAGTGCTGGGGAAATTAGCAGTAAGTACACGGGCTCAGATGGAGGACCCAGAAATCAAAGTCATGTGAAGCCTGAAATACTATTGAGTATTTGTGACCTTCTATGCTTCTGTGTTTTGCACCATCCATATAGAATAAA ATGCAGTTTTCTTCTGAATAATGCGATTGATAAGATTTTGTATCTGACAAGAAGAAGAGAAAAGTATCTTATTATTGCCGCAGTTAGATTTGTGAGGACGCTTATTTCACGGAAT GATGAGCATCTGATGAATCACTTTGTGAAGAATAACCTTTTCAAACCAATAGTGGATGTATTTGTTGCTAATGGGGATCGTTACAATCTTCTGAATTCTTCTGTTCTTGAACTATTTGAATATCTTCGGAAG GAGAACTTGAAGATATTACTCAGGTATTTAGTTGATACATTCTGGGACGAGTTGTCCAAATTTGAGGGTTTATCTTCAATTCAAGCTCTGAAAGTTAAATATGAGCAG TCTCTAGAAAATGTGCGTACATCAAGTACTGACAATCTGCTAGACCAAAGAAAACGAACTGACGAGCGTGCTTTGGAGAAAGAAGAGGAGGATTATTTTAATGAGGGCAG TGATGAAGAAGATTCAGCATCCGCACAAATGACAAGTGCGGAAAGATCCCAAATTCAAGCTTCAGTTGTAGCTAATGGGTCTGCACCTGGCCACCCATCACCCAG GTCTGGTGGACTTGTTGATTACGATGATGATGAAGATGATGAGGAATATAGGCCGCCACCTCGAAAAATGACAGATGCATCTAATGATGACGAGGGAGTGCGAGAATTTCCCTTGAAACGTAAATCGGTTTCAAAGGAGGAGCCTGAGGCCAAAAGGTTGCAACGTTCTCCAAAAAGCTTAAAACCAAGGGAAGGTGTTTTCGCTGCCTTGTGCTCAACCCTTAGTCAGGCAGTACTACCCAGTAAGAAAACAGCCACTATTGCGTTCAACATTTCCCAGTTGGATGCGAACAAGAACTCTACTGAACCAAATCATGAAGAGAGAGGATATATTAAGTCGTCTGGCAATTGTCAAAATGTTGAAGTGGAAAACCACACGGACATGGAAGAAGCTTCTTCTAGAAGCTTCTCTGATAGTTTGCATGATTCTCCTGACAACAGGCAACGTGGGGATGACTTGCCTTTGCTACAATCAAAGTCCTCACCAGAAATGGCTGTGAGTGGATCTTGA